The Clupea harengus chromosome 26, Ch_v2.0.2, whole genome shotgun sequence genome has a segment encoding these proteins:
- the LOC122128871 gene encoding zinc finger protein OZF-like, with protein MSDHFVSRSLTHVPVSLPTFTVLSCCQQSNTRKKKHECSQCFKTFPKSSALAIHQRTHTGEKPHQCSQCGNAYSQMCNLKRHQRIHTRENPHQMIHTEEKPHQGSQCGKTFKCMSYLKRHQRIHTGEKPHQCSQCGKAYHRMSHLKTHQRIHTGEKPYHCSQCGKTFSRMCYLKEHQRIHTGEKPHQCSQCGNAFRSMSNLNAHQRIHTGEKPHHCSQCGKTFTVMGTLKRHQRIHTGEKPHQCSQCGKAYHQISHLKTHQRIHTGEKPYHCSQCGKTFSQMCYLKEHQRIHTGEKPHQCFHCGNAFRSMSNLKAHQRIHTGEKPHHCSQCGKTFTVMGHLKRHQRIHTGEKPYHCSQCGKTFTVMGHLKRHQMIHTGEKPHQCFQCGKCFNTKSNLKTHQKIHTRITHTAEKPYQFLQRRKAFNRISSLKVHQKIHTRERPHQCSFPTPPVLSFPITFQFPTPPVLSFPITFQFPTPPVLSFPITFQFPTPPVLSFPITFQFPTPPVLSFPITFQFPTPPVLSFPITFQFPTPPVLSFPITFQFTLPYYPPVWSFCRLSYGLAHLRSIRV; from the exons atgtctgaTCATTTTGTCTCCAGATCTCTAACTCATGTGCCTGTATCTCTGCCTACATTTACAGTGCTGTCTTGCTGTCAGCAGTCCAACacaaggaagaaaaaacatgaatgctcccagtgtttcaaaacctTTCCTAAATCTTCcgctcttgcaattcatcaacgaacacacacaggagaaaagccacatcaatgttctcagtgtggaaatgCCTATAGCCAAATGTgtaatctcaagagacaccagaggatccacactcgGGAAAACCCAC accagatgatccatactgaggaaaagccacaccagggttctcagtgtggaaagacttttaaatgtatgtcttatctcaagagacaccagaggatccacactggggaaaagccacatcagtgttctcagtgtggcaAGGCCTATCATCGAATGTctcatctgaagacacaccagaggatccacactggagaaaagccatatcattgttctcagtgtggaaagacctttagccGAATGTGTTATCTCAaggaacaccagaggatccacactggggagaagccacatcagtgttctcagtgtggaaatgCCTTTCGCTCAATGTCTAATCTCAatgcacaccagaggatccacactggggaaaagccacatcattgttctcagtgtggaaagacctttactgTAATGGGtactctcaagagacaccagaggatccacactggggaaaagccacatcagtgttctcagtgtggcaAGGCCTATCATCAAATTTctcatctgaagacacaccagaggatccacactggagaaaagccatatcattgttctcagtgtggaaagacctttagccAAATGTGTTATCTCAaggaacaccagaggatccacactggggagaagccacatcagtgttttcattgtGGAAATGCCTTTCGCTCAATGTCTAATCTCAaggcacaccagaggatccacactggggaaaagccacatcattgttctcagtgtggaaagacctttactgTAATGGgtcatctcaagagacaccagaggatccatactggggaaaagccatatcattgttctcagtgtggaaagacctttactgTAATGGgtcatctcaagagacaccagatgatccatactggggaaaagccacaccagtgttttcagtgtgggAAGTGCTTTAATACCAAAAGcaatctcaagacacatcagaaaATACATACTAGA atCACGCATACAGCGGAAAAGCCTTATCAGTTTCTTCAGCGTAGGAAGGCCTTTAATAGAATATCTAGTCTCAAGGTACATCAGAAAATACATACTAGAGAAAGACCCCACCAGTGCAGT TTCCCAACCccacctgtcctctccttccccatcaccTTTCAGTTCCCAACCccacctgtcctctccttccccatcaccTTTCAGTTCCCAACCccacctgtcctctccttccccatcaccTTTCAGTTCCCAACCccacctgtcctctccttccccatcaccTTTCAGTTCCCAACCccacctgtcctctccttccccatcaccTTTCAGTTCCCAACCccacctgtcctctccttccccatcaccTTTCAGTTCCCAACCccacctgtcctctccttccccatcacctttcagttcacactCCCATACTACCCTCCCgtgtggagtttctgcaggctgagctatggccTTGCCCACCTCAGGAGCATCAGAG TGTAG